The genomic segment CGACCCGAAACTGATCGTCGCCGACGAGCCGACGACCGCGCTCGACGTCACCGTGCAGGCGCAGATCATCCAGCTCCTGCTGCGCCTGCGCGAGGAGCTGGGCTTCGCGCTGATCCTCGTCTCGCACGACCTCGCACTCGTCGCCGACGTCACCGACCGGGTGGTGGTGATGTACGGCGGACAGATCGTCGAGACGGGCGTGACGGCGGACCTGGTGGAGCACCCCGCCCACCACTACACGCGGGGCCTGCTCGGTTCGGTGCTGTCCCTGGAGTCGGCGGCGCAACGCCTCACGCAGATCAAGGGCGTGGTCCCGTCCCCGGCGGACTTCCCCCCGGGCTGCCGATTCACGGACCGCTGCCCCTTGGCGAGCGAGCTGTGCCGCGAAACGCCTCCAAGGCTGGCAGGCCCACCCTCCCACGCCACGGCCTGCCACCACCCGGCGGACAAGGCGGCATGGACTGCCTTAGGGGCGCGGGGAACTGCGCGACAAGCCACAACGGACCGAGAGCCGAAATGACCCCCTCAAAGCCCCCCATCGTCCAGTTGGACAACGTGCACGTAGTCCACAAGGCCCGCTCGGGAGGCCTCCTCTCCCGAGACCACGTCCACGCCCTCACAGAAGCAACCATGACCCTCGCCCCCGGCGAGACCACAGGCATCGTGGGCGAGTCCGGCTGCGGCAAGTCCACCTTGGCAAAGGTCCTGGTCGGCGCCCAACGCCCCACCAGCGGCACCGTGTCGTTCCGCGGCCGCGACCTCTGGACGATGCCGCCGGCGGAACGCCGGACCTCCATCGGAACCCGCACCGGAATGATCTTCCAGGACCCGTCCACCGCCCTGAACCGCCGCCTGCCGGTGAGCCGCATCCTGCGGGACCCCCTCGACGTACACAAACGGGGAACCCCGAAGGAACGGGACGAGCGCGTACGCGAGCTGATGTCACTGGTCGGCCTGCCGAAGAGCCTCGCCGATGGGCTGCCGGGACAACTGTCCGGCGGACAACGCCAACGCGTCGCCATCGCCCGCGCCCTCGCCCTCGAACCGGACCTGGTGGTCGCAGACGAGCCGACGAGCGCCCTCGACGTCTCCGTGCGCGCCCAGATCCTCAACCTGCTCCTCGACCTGAAGGAGCGCCTGGGGCTCGCTCTCGTCTTCGTGTCCCACGACATCCAGACGGTACGCAGGATGAGCGATCGCGTCGTCACGATGTACCTGGGCCGGATCGTCGAGGAGTCGCCGGCCGGGGAGAGCCTGACCCGCGCCCGGCACCCGTACACGCGCGCCCTGTTCTCCGCCACGCCCGGGCTGCTCGACCCCATCGACCCGATCCCGCTCGTGGGCCCCGTGCCGTCGGCGACCCGGCCGCCGAGCGGCTGCCCGTTCCGCACCCGCTGCTGGAAGGCGGACGAGGAGTGCGCCACCGCCATGCCGGAGAACCGGCGGGCGGGCGAAGGACATTGGTTCCGCTGTTTCCATCCCGTGGCCGAGGGGGAATCGACCCACGACCTCGTCGCCCAGGCCGCCGCCACGGCCGGGGCGACGGACAGCACCACCGACGGCGCCACCGTCCTCGACGGGGCGTCCCCCAGGGAGCATCCATGACCATGCCCGCCCCGCTGACCGGTGTCGTCCCGCCCGTCTGCACGCCCCTGACACCGGACCGCGAGGTGGACGTGCCCTCTCTCGTCCGGCTCGTCGACCACTTGGTCGCGGCCGGCGTCGACGGCCTCTTCGTGCTCGGCTCGACCTCCGAGGTCGCGTATCTGACGGACCGGCAGCGCGCCCTCGTCGTGGAGGCCGTCGTCCGCCGCGCGGGCGGGCGGCTCCCGGTCCTGGCCGGGGCCATCGACATGACCACGCCGCGCGTCCTCGACCGCGCGCGGGCCGCCGCCGAGGCGGGCGCGGACGCGGTCGTCGTCACCGCGCCCTTCTACACACGCACCCATCCGGCCGAGATCGCCCGGCACTTCCGGCTGGTCGCGCAGGGCTGCGGGGCGCCCGTCGTCGCGTACGACATTCCGATGGCGGTGCACACGAAGCTGCCCGCGGAACTGGTCCTGGAGCTGGCCGGGGAGGGTGTGCTCGCGGGCCTGAAGGACTCCAGCGGCGACGAGGGCGCGTTCCGGCGCGTGGTCCTCGGCAAGCGGGCGGAGCCGGGCCTCGCGGGGTTCGGTGTCCTGACGGGGTCGGAGCTCACGGTCGACTCGGCGCTCGCGATGGGCGCGGACGGCGTCGTGCCGGGGCTCGGGAACGTCGACCCGGAGGGGTACGTACGGCTGTACCGCGCCTGCCGGGAGGGCGACTGGGAGCGGGCGCGCGCCGAACAGGAGCGGCTTTGCGGGCTCTTCGGGATGGTGACGGCGGGCGATCCGGCGCGGATGGGCGGCAGTTCCGCGGCGCTCGGCGCGTTCAAGGCGGCGTTGCACCTGCGCGGGGTCATCGACTGTCCGGCCACGGCGGAACCGCAGATCCCGCTGTCGGCGGCGGAGACGGAGCGGGTCGGCAAGCACCTGGCTACAGCCGGGCTGCTGTGAGCCACGGGCCCACCCACCCCCCTGAGGCCTACTTGAGCGACGTGTCGCCGAGCGCTTCCAGCACCCGGCGAAGGCCCTGCGCACCCCCGTCGACCACCTCGCGGTCCACCTCGCCGAGCACGCGCGCGTAGTTCGCGAGGTGGTCGGCGAAGGCGGCGCGGGTGACCTCGTGGCCGCGCTCGGTGAGGCGGATCTTGACGGTGCGCCGGTCCTGGCCGTCGCGCACCCGCACGACCAGGCCCTTGGCCTCCATCTTGTCGATGCGGTTGGTGATGGTGCCCGAGGACACCATGGAGGCCTTGAGGAAGGTGCCTGCGGTGAGGGCGTAGGGCGGGCCCGAGCGCTGCAGCGTGGTCAGGACGTCGAACTCGCCGACGTCAAGCCCGTGTTGGGCGGCCGTGGCCTTGACCGTCCTGTCGACCAGCAGGCCCAGGCGCTGGATGCGCCCGAAGAGTTCGACCGGCCAGAGGGCTTCCGCCAGATCGGGGCGCTCCGCGACCCACTGGTCGATGACCGCGTCCACGACGTCACTCATGACCGCCACTCCTCTCGGTACGGACTATCCCGTCGGTAACCCTATCAGCGCTGGCTCTCTCAATTTTAGATCTCTTAGTTTCGAGATACTTGTTTCTAAGAGTGCCATCTGCTTCTATCTCACTATCGAGATTGTCGAGGTTGCCAAGACCTCGCCCCGACAGGAGCGCCACCATGTCGATCACCACGTCCACTGCGACCGCCCGAACCCACCCTCACCCCGCCACCCGCCAAGTTCCCGCCCTATGGCTCGCGTTGCTCGCCGCGCCGGTCGCCGCCGGGGCCAACAGTGCCGTGCTGATCCTTCCCGACATGGCGGGGGCGCTCGGTGTGGGGACTGCCGACGCGACGTGGCTCGTCACCGTCTTCGCCTGGGCCATGGCCGTCGGTACGCCGCTGATGGCGGGCCTGCTGCGCCGCAGGGGGCTCGGCGCCGCCCTCAAGCTGAGCGCCGCGCTGATCGTGGCCGGTACTGCCGTGCTCGCCGTGGCGCCCTGGCTGCCGCTGGCCATGGCGGGGCGGGCGGCGCAGGCCGCGGGCGGTGCGGGGCTGGTCACCGCGGCGATGAGCCTGGCGGGCTCGGTCCGCAGGATGGGCGTGATCACCGCGGGGTTCGGCACGGTCGGCGCGGTCGGACCGCTGCTCGGCTCGACGGTCGCGGGCGCGCTGTCCTGGCGGGTGGCCCTGTCCGCGGGCGCGGTCGCCCTGCTCGCGCTGCCCGCGGTCATGCGCCGCGCCGACCTGTCGGCACCGCCCCGCACCACCCCGTTCGACGGCCGGGGCGCCGTCCTGCTCGTCCTGACGGCGACGTCCCTGGTGCTCGTCCCGCGCCACCCGCTGCCCGCGGTGGCCGCCGCGCTGGTGTCGGCCGTGCTCCTCGCCCTGCACGTCCGCGCACGTCCCACCGGCTTCGTGCCCGCCGCGCTCCTGCGCTCCCGCGTGTTCGTCCTGTCGGCCGCGCTGGCCTGCACCCTCGCGACCTCGTACTTCGCGCTGCTCTTCACCGTCCCGCAGCTGCTCCGCGACCGCACCGGCTGGTCGTCGTCCACGATCGGCACCTACCAGCTGGTCGCCCTCCTCGTGGGTTCGGCGCTGTCCATGGCGCTGGCCGCGGCCGCCGCCCGGATGACCCGCCCGCGGGTCCTGACGGTCCTGCTCACGTTCGGCGCGGCCGCGCCGCTCACCGCCGTGTTCACCCCGTGGGCGCCGCTGCTCCTGCTCGTCGCGACGCTGGCCGTCTTCACGACCAGCGCGGGCCAGGCGACGCTCGCGGTCTACGCGACAGCGGCCACGCCCACCGCGCAACGCCCCACCGCGATCGGCCTGTTCAGCCTCTGCTACCAGCTGGGCGGCGCCTTCGGCCCCGCCGTCGCCGCCGCGATCGCCCTGAGCTGACGACCATGGCCGCCGCCGGTTGTCAGGGCGTGGCCACCGATCCCGGCGCGACCAGGCCCGACTCGTACGCGATGATGACGAGTTGGGCCCTGTCGCGTGCGCCGAGCTTCCCCATAATGCGGCTGACGTGCGTCTTCGCGGTCAGCGGGCTGAGGCCGAGCGTGTCGGCGATCTCCTGATTGTTCAGGCCGCGCGCGACGAGCCGCAGCACCTGCCGCTCCCGCTCCGAGAGCCCGTCGGGCCCGCCCGCGGCCGGCACCCCGGCGTCCGGCGCCCGCAGCACCCGCGCGATCAGGCGGGCCGTGGGGCCCGGCGACAGGAGGGAGTCGCCCGCCGCGACCGTGCGGATGGCGTCGAGGAGCTCGGCGGGCCGGGTGTCCTTGACCAGGAAGCCGGACGCGCCCGCGCGCAGCGCGTCGACGACGTGCTCGTCCGTGTCGTACGTGGTCAGCATCAGGACCTTCACACCCGCCAGGTCCTCGTCCGCGGCGAGCAGCCGCGTCGCCTCGATGCCGTCGAGGTCGGGCATGCGGATGTCCATGACGACGAGGTCGGCGCGTGCGGAGCGGGCCAGGTCGACCGCAGCGCGCCCCGTGCCCGCCTGCCCCACCACCTCCATGTCGGGCGCCGAGTCGACGAGCATCGCGAACGCGGCCCGCACCAGCGTCTGGTCGTCGGCGAGCAGCACGCGGACGGGCACCGTCACGACAGACCTCCCAGGGACACGGGTGCGAGGGGCAGCACCGCGGACACCAGGAAGCCCCCTTCGGGCCGCGGGCCCGCGTCCAGGGTGCCACCGACCGTACGGGCCCGCTCCCGCATTCCGAGAAGCCCGAACCCCGGCGCGTGACCGCCCCCTTGGCCGTGCCCGTCGCGGCCGTTGTGCCCGCCGTGCCCGCCGTGCCCGTCGCGGCCGTTGTGCCCACCGCGCCCGTCGTCCGCGACCCGCACGCACAGCGCCGCGTCCTCGGCACGCACCGACACCCGCACGGTGCTGCCGGGTCCCGCGTGCCGTACGACGTTGGTGAGCGCCTCCTGCACGATGCGGTAGGCCGCGGCGCCGACGGCGGCCGGTGCCCGGCAGTCCGCCACCGCGAGTTCGACACGGGCGCCCGCGGTGCGGGCCGCGTCGGCGAGGTCGGGCAGGCCGTCGAGGCCGGGCAGCGGCCCGCGCGCCTCGTCCGCGCCCGCCCCCTCCTCGTCGTCGTCGGAGCCGGACCGCAACACCTGCAGCGTGGCGCGGAGTTCACCGCGGGCCGTGCGGCAGGTCTCCGCGACGTCGTCCAGCGCCTTCGCCACCGCGGCCCGGTCGAGCCGGTCCGGGTCGGCGGCGAGGACGTGCGCGGCGACGGACGTCTGGACGCCGACGAGCGTGATGCTGTGCGCGAGCAGGTCGTGCAGGTCGCGGGCGACCCGCAGGCGCTCCTCTGCGACCCTGCGGCGCGCCTCCTCCTCGCGGGTGCGTTCGGCGCGCTCGGCCCGCTCCACCACGGAGGCGACGTACTGCCGGTGAATGCGCACGTACACGCCCAGCAGCAGGAACGCGACGATCCAGCCGGAGATCCGCAGCGACTCGGCGCCCTCGGCCATGCCTTCGCTGAACTTCACGGCCAGCATGATCCCCATGACACCGACGCCGAGGACGAGGGTGTTGCGGGGGCGGGTGCGGGAGGCCACGGTGAACAGCGCGACCATCGACACGGCCATGGGCGCGGTGTGGTTGTTGTCGAGCGAGTGGTAGACCAGCAGGATTCCCATCAGGGTGACCATGACGCGGACCGGGGCGCGGCGCCGCCACACGACGACGACGTGGGCGACGAGCAGCAGCGCCCAGCCGAGCACGTCCGGCACGTGCCCGTTGTCCCGCACGGACCGCACGACCACGACGGCGCTGACGGCCATCGCGAGGGCGAACAGGACGTCCGTGCGCAGCCGTTCGCCGGGGGCGGCCGGGCCGAGTACGCGCTCGACGAGGCTGCCGGGGCCGTGCCCCGCGCGAGGGCCGGTCTCGATGGATTCCACCGCCCCATCTTCGGGCACGCGGGCGCCCCTCCGGGAGGGGAAGGGCGCCCGGAACAACCGGCTCAAGAGGTCGGGACCCGGACGGGCTCGGCCTCGTGGGCCGGCGGCGGGACGGCCGCGGCGGGCCGGGAGAGCGGCCCAGGCCACCACACCTTCCTGCCGAGCGCCACGCTCGCGCTGGTCACCAGGTACGTGCGGACCAGGAACGTGTCGAGCAGGACGCCGACGGCGATGACGAAGCCCAGCTCGACGAGTTGGACCAGCGGCATGTTGGTCAGCACGGCGAACGTGGCGGCGAGGACGAGGCCCGCGGAGGCGATGACGCCGCCGGTGGTGCGCAGCGCGGTGAGCGCGGCCGCGCCCGGTTCGGCGCCGTGCAGGCACTCCTCCCTCATCCGGTGCATCAGGAAGATGCCGTAGTCCACGCCGAGTGCGACGAGGAAGACGAAGGACAGCAGCCCGAGCCCCGGGTCGGTGCCATCGAACCCGAAGAGCGGCTCGAAGACGAGGCCCGCGACGCCGAGCGAGGCACCCCACACCGCGACGACCGCGCCGAGCAGCAGCAGCGGCGCGACCAGGCTGCGGAGCAGGGCGACGAGGACCAGCAGGACGGCGCCGAGGACGAGCGGCACGACGATGTTCCGGTCGCGGACGTTGGTGTCCTGGAGGTCCAGTTGCTGCGCGCTGGCGCCGCCCACGTACGAGCCGTCGAGCCCGTCCCGCAGCGCCTCGATGGTCGCGGTCTCGCCCGCGGACTCGGGCGCGGACGTGGCGGTGACGGTGATCTCGGTCCAGCCTTCGGCGGTACGTCCCCGCTCGGCGCGGCCGACGCCCTCGGTGTCGCGGATGCGTGCCAGGGATGCACCGGCCCGCTCGTCCGGCGTCATCACGGTGATGGGCTGGGTGCCCTGCTCGGGATAGGCGGTGGCGAGGGTCTTCATGGCGGACACGGACTCGGGCGTCTTGGTGAAGGAGTCCTCCTGCTTGAGCGCGCCGGGCAGGTTGAACGCGCCGAGGGCGAGCGCGCCGAGCAGTACGGCTCCGCTCGCGAGCACGGTGAGCGGCCTGCGCCCGGCGGAGCCGCCCATCGCGGCGAAGAGGCTGCGGCGCTGCCTGGGTGTGCTGCCGAACGCGGGGACGAGCGGCCAGAACACGCGCCGACCGAGCAGGACGAGCACGGCGGGCAGCAGCGTCAGCATGGTCACGAGGGCGCACAGCACGCCGACGGTGCCGAGCGGTCCCATGCCGCGGCTGCTGTTGAGGTCGGCGGCGAGGAGGCAGAGGAGTCCGGCGGCGACGGTGCCGGAGGACGCGAGGACGGCGGGCCCGCAGCCGCGCAGGGCGGCGAGCATGGCGTCGTAGGGACGCTCGATCCTGCGCAGCTCCTCTCGATACCGCGAGACGAGAAGCAGCGCGTAGTCCGTGCCCGCGCCGAACACCAGAATCGTCATGATGCCCGAGCTCTGTCCGGTGACCGACGTCCCGAAGCCCTGGTTCAGCCCGTACGCGACGCCCATCGCCAGGTAGTCGGCGACGCCCGCGACGGCGAGCGGCACGAGCCACAGGAAGGGACTGCGATAGATGACGACGAGCAGCAGCGCCACAACGCCCGCGGTGGTGTAGAGCAGGGGCCCGCCGAGCGAGTTGTAGACCTCACTGGCATCGGTGTCGAGGGCACCGGCCCCGCCGACGTCGACGCTCAGCCCGCCCTCGCCGTGCGCGATGTCCCGCACGTCGTCGACCATCGCGTCCCGCTTGTCCTCGTCCTGGCCGGGCTCGGTGCTCGCGACGGGGTACATGAGGGTGGTGCCGTCCTTGGAGGGCACGGCCTCGGGCTCACCGACGAGCGTATGTTCCTCCGCGACCTCGGCGACCTGGTCCGCGGCGGCCCTCCGGTCG from the Streptomyces venezuelae genome contains:
- a CDS encoding ABC transporter ATP-binding protein yields the protein MTPSKPPIVQLDNVHVVHKARSGGLLSRDHVHALTEATMTLAPGETTGIVGESGCGKSTLAKVLVGAQRPTSGTVSFRGRDLWTMPPAERRTSIGTRTGMIFQDPSTALNRRLPVSRILRDPLDVHKRGTPKERDERVRELMSLVGLPKSLADGLPGQLSGGQRQRVAIARALALEPDLVVADEPTSALDVSVRAQILNLLLDLKERLGLALVFVSHDIQTVRRMSDRVVTMYLGRIVEESPAGESLTRARHPYTRALFSATPGLLDPIDPIPLVGPVPSATRPPSGCPFRTRCWKADEECATAMPENRRAGEGHWFRCFHPVAEGESTHDLVAQAAATAGATDSTTDGATVLDGASPREHP
- a CDS encoding MMPL family transporter; the encoded protein is MGAVQTEAATARRRRAVPWVFVGLWIVVLAVASPFASKLADVQKDRAVDYLPASASSTEVAELQEKLPGGEATELVLVYHRDGGLTAADRRAAADQVAEVAEEHTLVGEPEAVPSKDGTTLMYPVASTEPGQDEDKRDAMVDDVRDIAHGEGGLSVDVGGAGALDTDASEVYNSLGGPLLYTTAGVVALLLVVIYRSPFLWLVPLAVAGVADYLAMGVAYGLNQGFGTSVTGQSSGIMTILVFGAGTDYALLLVSRYREELRRIERPYDAMLAALRGCGPAVLASSGTVAAGLLCLLAADLNSSRGMGPLGTVGVLCALVTMLTLLPAVLVLLGRRVFWPLVPAFGSTPRQRRSLFAAMGGSAGRRPLTVLASGAVLLGALALGAFNLPGALKQEDSFTKTPESVSAMKTLATAYPEQGTQPITVMTPDERAGASLARIRDTEGVGRAERGRTAEGWTEITVTATSAPESAGETATIEALRDGLDGSYVGGASAQQLDLQDTNVRDRNIVVPLVLGAVLLVLVALLRSLVAPLLLLGAVVAVWGASLGVAGLVFEPLFGFDGTDPGLGLLSFVFLVALGVDYGIFLMHRMREECLHGAEPGAAALTALRTTGGVIASAGLVLAATFAVLTNMPLVQLVELGFVIAVGVLLDTFLVRTYLVTSASVALGRKVWWPGPLSRPAAAVPPPAHEAEPVRVPTS
- a CDS encoding sensor histidine kinase, producing the protein METGPRAGHGPGSLVERVLGPAAPGERLRTDVLFALAMAVSAVVVVRSVRDNGHVPDVLGWALLLVAHVVVVWRRRAPVRVMVTLMGILLVYHSLDNNHTAPMAVSMVALFTVASRTRPRNTLVLGVGVMGIMLAVKFSEGMAEGAESLRISGWIVAFLLLGVYVRIHRQYVASVVERAERAERTREEEARRRVAEERLRVARDLHDLLAHSITLVGVQTSVAAHVLAADPDRLDRAAVAKALDDVAETCRTARGELRATLQVLRSGSDDDEEGAGADEARGPLPGLDGLPDLADAARTAGARVELAVADCRAPAAVGAAAYRIVQEALTNVVRHAGPGSTVRVSVRAEDAALCVRVADDGRGGHNGRDGHGGHGGHNGRDGHGQGGGHAPGFGLLGMRERARTVGGTLDAGPRPEGGFLVSAVLPLAPVSLGGLS
- a CDS encoding MFS transporter — its product is MSITTSTATARTHPHPATRQVPALWLALLAAPVAAGANSAVLILPDMAGALGVGTADATWLVTVFAWAMAVGTPLMAGLLRRRGLGAALKLSAALIVAGTAVLAVAPWLPLAMAGRAAQAAGGAGLVTAAMSLAGSVRRMGVITAGFGTVGAVGPLLGSTVAGALSWRVALSAGAVALLALPAVMRRADLSAPPRTTPFDGRGAVLLVLTATSLVLVPRHPLPAVAAALVSAVLLALHVRARPTGFVPAALLRSRVFVLSAALACTLATSYFALLFTVPQLLRDRTGWSSSTIGTYQLVALLVGSALSMALAAAAARMTRPRVLTVLLTFGAAAPLTAVFTPWAPLLLLVATLAVFTTSAGQATLAVYATAATPTAQRPTAIGLFSLCYQLGGAFGPAVAAAIALS
- a CDS encoding dihydrodipicolinate synthase family protein; protein product: MTMPAPLTGVVPPVCTPLTPDREVDVPSLVRLVDHLVAAGVDGLFVLGSTSEVAYLTDRQRALVVEAVVRRAGGRLPVLAGAIDMTTPRVLDRARAAAEAGADAVVVTAPFYTRTHPAEIARHFRLVAQGCGAPVVAYDIPMAVHTKLPAELVLELAGEGVLAGLKDSSGDEGAFRRVVLGKRAEPGLAGFGVLTGSELTVDSALAMGADGVVPGLGNVDPEGYVRLYRACREGDWERARAEQERLCGLFGMVTAGDPARMGGSSAALGAFKAALHLRGVIDCPATAEPQIPLSAAETERVGKHLATAGLL
- a CDS encoding response regulator; protein product: MPVRVLLADDQTLVRAAFAMLVDSAPDMEVVGQAGTGRAAVDLARSARADLVVMDIRMPDLDGIEATRLLAADEDLAGVKVLMLTTYDTDEHVVDALRAGASGFLVKDTRPAELLDAIRTVAAGDSLLSPGPTARLIARVLRAPDAGVPAAGGPDGLSERERQVLRLVARGLNNQEIADTLGLSPLTAKTHVSRIMGKLGARDRAQLVIIAYESGLVAPGSVATP
- a CDS encoding MarR family winged helix-turn-helix transcriptional regulator; protein product: MSDVVDAVIDQWVAERPDLAEALWPVELFGRIQRLGLLVDRTVKATAAQHGLDVGEFDVLTTLQRSGPPYALTAGTFLKASMVSSGTITNRIDKMEAKGLVVRVRDGQDRRTVKIRLTERGHEVTRAAFADHLANYARVLGEVDREVVDGGAQGLRRVLEALGDTSLK